In the Nothobranchius furzeri strain GRZ-AD chromosome 1, NfurGRZ-RIMD1, whole genome shotgun sequence genome, cctcggtagaacatgaacattggaacacgccttggtggctcctgatgacgtatctcctaggcaaccggggcggggccaagacatcaaggcgaggttccttggcattgagaaaccctCTAAGAGTTCCAGCTTGCAGCCTTGTTCAGGGTCATCCAAACTTCATGTTTTTGATATAAATATTAATTTGTCTGCTGAGAGGACAGATCTGTAGGTAGTTATGTCTTTGGGATAGAGACAGTTTGCTACATCTACTTTTAAATTCTCCCATTTAGCATTGTCATGGTTGTTGCGTGATGGGAGATACTTCGAGGTAAGGAAGGGAATAAAACAGAAGCTAGGCAACTGTTCACTTCTGGTCTCCCAGTTTACGAAGGACTCGGTGTCTGACACCGGCCAACGAAGGCCGGGTAGGAAAAGTCCTCATGAATTTGGACACAGCTGGCTAATGAGCAACGCAGCTACACATCTGTGTGTGACCTCAGTATGCGTCTACCTTGTTCCAGAAAAATCCAAATTTAAATTCAAAGAACCGTTACAGTCCTAGAAAACACAGAAATACTGACCGGATATCATTGTTCTTTATGCTGGCCGTGACTTTAAATTCTATACTTCTATTCATGAGACAGGTCCTATAGTCTTATAGAGGTGAGGAGGTCAAATACCACAAAATACTTTTACTGTAAAAAGGTTTTTTCAGACAGTCTTCACACAGAAATCATCTGATGATTGACGGCATTCCAGCTGATGTGATGGTATTGTTCTAAAGGTCCGTTAGAACCATCAGCATTTGTGATTCAGCTACTGACACGGTTTGGCTCAAAATCTATCAAATTTCCAGAGTTGGTGCCATTCTGAgacgtggcggccatcttgaatctgACTGTAGCATTCATAATATAAAATTGCGGCGACATTTGTGTCTCAGCGTGTAAATATCACAAACTGTTGGTTTAAATCTAGCCTCATTGAAGGTTTTTACAGAAAAGGTCTGATCTGAAACTGACGGTTCATCCTGTGACTGACTGAAAACGATGAGACTCGAGACCCAGTAGCTCCTGGATCACTGCTGCACCACTTCCTGCCTGGTGACCTCACTTCCTTTTCACCTTCACTGTGTCTGTAAACGTGTGAAAAACTTTATTGTCACTGCTTGGTTGAAATGCTTTCACTTAGAAGTCAGAGTTGATTAAAGAAACGTGACCTTTTGAGCCTGGAGCTGCTGAATGGAGCCGGACTAGAGCGCACTCGGCTGAGAGCCGCTTCCTAATCTAGTCTCCCTTCGTGGGGAATCGTTTCAACGTGGTTTCtgatgtgattttgtgttgttttgagTGTAACTTTTTTGTTGTTGCATGAATTCATTTCCCTGTTGTGACTCATCTGGTGTGAATCCAAGCCACACATTTCCAGACATATTTGTTGTTTCCTGACTGACTTTACGTGTTTCTATTCTCATGTTGCAGCTAAAGAAGAAGAATTTCCCAAGAAGCCTTTGGGCCAGCTTCCTCCGGAGGTAGCAGCACCGGTGCTGAACCATGTGGGCAATGGACAGAGCCATGCTGATCCGGCCGAGCCACACGGGATCGCTAGTCCGGTACTGGAACCCCAGGGCAACAGTCGACCCTCGAGCCGGGCACGCCGGGAATCGCTGGATAAACTGACCAAGAACACAAAGGTGGACAAAAGGGATGTCCATTCAAGGGGATCGAACGACATCCCAGGAGAGCAAAAGAAACAGTCCACCACCGCCACACCTGAGAGAGGAGGGAGTTCCCCTTTGGGACCCTCCCCAGTGTCTCCGATCACAGCAGTGGACAGCAGGAAGCCTCAGAGCCACGCCATCGCCAACCACAATCCCGACGCTGCCTCCAGCTCACACAGATCCATCACCCCCCGCTGGGTCAAACCTTCCGAGACAAAACTGGAAGCTGCCAAAGCTGCAGCCTCCCTAGATAACCGGCTGAGCCGTGGGACTTCACCAGCTCCGTCCAGTCCAGAAGACAGCTCTCAGCCCCAACGCAGACCAAAATCCAAAGGATTCGTCTCTGGGGCTGAGCGAGGCTCCAACGCTTCTCAGTACGACAACGTTCCAGGGCTGCCAGAACAGGACTTTGAGATTTTGGATCTGGACAGACCACCAACCAGAATGAGGACCCCTCACAACGAAACTCAGTTTAGTGTGCCAGCATGGCATCAGAGCAGCCCCAGCCGAGGACAAAACCTGGACGGAAGTACCGCTTTGTCCTCATCAGGACCCAGAATTGTTAGGCAGCCTCTCCCTGCTCAGTTCTCTCACAACAACCCAGTAGGGGTCCCAGCCAGCCAAAACCAGTATCCTCCCCACCAGCATTCCCCAAGGAGAACTACAACAGAGGTCCCCATCCTCCACCCGGGTTACAGCGTGAGTCTGGACCACAGAGGGGACAGCAGACTCCATGGACCCTCAGGTTTTAGCTCACCCTCCAGGGAACTTGTGTACGCCACCACCCAGCGGCAACCCAGCACTGTCTCCCCTGAGAAGGCTTTCCTAAATAATTCCTACGCCACCTACCGAAGGCAGCCACCACCAGGAATCTCCACCCGCAACCTCCCAAACACCAGATCTCCACCCAACCAGTTCCTGAGGCTAGAACCCCAGAGCAGCTCCACCCCTATCTACCTGCAGCAGCTTACATCCACCTCACAGATCTACACCGTCATGGACCACAGAGCCGAGGGGCACCTGAGGGGCGAGTCCAACCTGCCACGGTGGGATCCAGAAAACCCTCTTCCCCCTCCCTCACCTGGTGGCATGCACCGATCGCCCAGCTTCCAGCAAGCACAAATGTCTCCAGTTCGAGAGTTCACCTTCCCCCCGAACCCTCAAGTCCCGCCTCAATACAGGACCCAGTTCCAGGAGCAGCGGCCACAGCTCCCCCAGCTGTTCGGAGGATCACACTACAGGCACGCCCAGGAGGCGTTTGCCATGCAGGAGTCCATGCTGCTGTGACTGAGCAACCAGACACTGTAGCTAACTGACACGTAGTCTCTGACACTGTGATGAAGACGAGCTTCATCTGGGACCTGACGATCTGCATCGTAACGCTGCAGGACACCAGCCTCTGTCGTTTCTACTGATCACTTTAAAACTGACtgaagattttattttatttttggatgTAAATCATTAACAGAggttacagtatatatatatatatatatatatatatatatatatatatatatatatatatatatatatatatatatatatatatatatatatatatatatatatatatatatatatatatatatgtacacacacatacatatatatcttTTAGAGTCTGACAGTGTACAGTGGATTTTTGTGTTAATATTCTAAAGTTATTAGTGTCACAGGAGTGTTTTCTCCTTAAAGAAGCAAAATGGattctttattttttatatcTTACAGCTAACTCCACATGCTtgtgaatgtgtctttaaaactgttctactaccTAGACAGCAGGTCAGCGGACGTCTTTAGTTCAGTCATGACAGGAAACACTGGTTTGACCGTGTGGTTTCTAACAGAAATGCTTCAGTTGTCGTTACAGTTCCATTTCAGTTAGACTCCTGATTGTTATGTGATGCCTATGGTTTTAATTATAAACACTGAGGTATGTGAGTGTAGAGCAATACAAATGTCACATGACTCACTTAGCAACAACCGTTTTAGTTGGTCTCGGGCATCCCAAGGTGGATGTAAACAACTTTAACTAGGTTTTgatttcaacactgttaactattGTTTGCTTTTCATGGATTTACTGTCACACTACAggtaacaggtgtgtgtgtgtgtgtgtgtgtgtgtgtgtgtgtgtgtgtgtgtgtgtgtgtgtgtgtgtgtgtgtgtgtgtgtgtgcgtgcgtgcgtgcgtgcgtgcgtgcgtgtgtgagggagagagagataaaTTTCAGTGATCAGTCACAATACTTTTTACTACTCCCAGTACTTTAGAAGTTATTTTCAGTGCAACAGTTAATTACGGTTCCTGATTTTCCCAAACTTCTATTTGCTCTAAACTAAACTGTCATCAATAAAAAGAAGTGGGTAAAAATGTCTGATTCTGTGTATactgacacatactatattaagtCACATTCTAAGAAACGTACTAtaataggacatatactataataggacacatactatagtaagacacatattataataggacacatactataataggacacatactatactaAGACAAACTgtagtaagacacatactatagtaagacactttaataagacacatactatagtaagacatactatggtaagacacatactttaagacccatactatagtaagacacataatataataggacacgtactatagtaagacatgctacataatgacacatactaaagtaagaaACATGCTAAGACACATGGTACACATATACAGTAAGACACATACTTTAATATGATTCTAtggaaatacacatactatagtaagacgaaCACTATAATAACGCACTATCACAGAACACGTAGTAAGACACATGaaagacatactatagtaagacacataatataatagGACACATTCAACATGCAAAGACACATACTGtaatagaacacatactatagtaagacacatgctaagacacCTACTATAATAAGACACATTATAGTAGGATACATACAATAGCaagacatactataatatgacacatactatagtaagacactatAACAGGACACATACTAGAGTAAGACATGCAAAGACACAAActgtagtaagacacatgctataatatgaCTGATTGTATAGAAATACacctactatagtaagacacatactataataagaaACATACTATATTAGGACACCtacagtaagacacatgctataataggacacatactatagtaagacaaatattaggacacatactatagtaagacacatgctatatgatgacacatactatagtatgactgaTTCCAAAGGTATACACTTACTATAGTAAGACAAACACTATAATAACgcacatactataataggacacgtactatagtaagacacatgcaaagacacatactataacaagacacatactataataggacacatactattatatgatacatactatagtaagacacatactatagtacgacaCATATTATAAgacgatacatactatagtaagacaaatACTATAATAGGACATATTCTATAGTAAGGTACACATATATAGTcagacacctactatagtatgactGATTCTAAAGAAATACATATACTCTAGCAAGACAAACACTATAATAACATGCATACTATATTAAGACACATACagtaataggacacatactacactgacacatgctaagacacatactataatcggacacatactattgtaagacacatgctataataggacacatactatagtaagacacataatataataggacacatactttgcaagacacatactataataggacacatactatggtaagacacatactataataggatGCACACTATAATAAAACACattctatagtaagacacatactataataggacaaatacaatagtaagacacatgctaagatATATACTATAATAGAACACATACTagagtaagacacatgctataatagaacacatactataataaggCACATGCTAAgacgcatactatagtaggacacatacaatagtaagaTATATACTATAATGTGATACAAAGACACATACTGTGGAAAGACACATTTGTAataggacacgtactatagtaagacacatgctatacaatgacacatactatagtaagaaacATGCTAAGACACATGGTACACATATACAGTAAGACACTTACTATAATTTGACTGATTCTATAGaaatacacatactacagtaagacacatactataataagacacatacaataatagtacacatactgtagtaagacacatgctataataggtcacatactgtagtaagacacataatataataggacacgtactatagtaagacacatgctatataatgacacatactatagtaagaaacATGCTAAGACACATGGTACACATATATAGTaagacatacaatagtatgactgattctaaagaaatacacatactatagtaagacaaacACTATAATaacacacatactataataggacaGATAGTATAGCAAGACACATTCACAGACACATAatgtagtaagacacatgctaagacacataTTATaacagaacacatactatagaaagacacatgcaaagacacatactatagtaagacacatgttataataggacacatactatagtaagacacataatataatagGACATGTACTATAGTAAGCCACatgctaagacacatactatagtaggatacatacaatagtaagacacatactataaaatgATATATACTAAAGTAAGACACTtactataataggacacatactatagtaagacacatactataattagacacatactatggtaagacacatactataataggacacatactataataagacacatgcaaagacacatactatagtaagacacatgctataataggacacatactatagtaagacacataatataatatgatacgtACTAtggcaagacacatactataatagaacatatagtaagacacatgttaagacacatactattgtaagacacatactatggtaagaCACATACTCTAATAAGACACATGCCACAGTAGGACACATAGAATAGtaagacacatagtatagtaggtcacatactatagtaagacacatactatggtaagacacatactataataggacccatactataataagtcacatactatagtaagacacatgctaagacacagactataataggacacatactatagcaagacacatgctataataggacacatactatagtaagacccaTTCTAAGACACATGGTATACATATATAGTAAGACATACTAAAATATGACTAATTCTaaagaaatacacatactatagtaaggcaAACACTATAACAACATACATATTAtaataggacagatactatagcaaGACACATTcaaagacacatactgtagtaagacACATGGTAAGACACATTCTATAACagaacatactatagtaagatgcatgcaaagacaaatactatagtaagacacatgcaaagacacatgctatagtaagacacatgctataataggacaaatactataataAGACACATAATATgttccagaacgcagcagcgcgtctggtcttcaattagGAAacttactatagtaagacacataccaCAATAAGACACACACTatggtaagacacatactataataggacacctactatagtaagacacatgcaaagacacatactataacaggacacatactttagtaagaCGCATGCAAAGACACGTACTATTGTAAGATACATGCTATAtaaatgacacatactatagtaagaaacATGCTAAGACACATGGTACACATATATAGTaagacatacaatagtatgactgattctaaagaaatacacatactatagtaagacaaacACTATAATaacacacatactataataggacaGATAGTATAGCAAGACACATTCAAAGACACATAatgtagtaagacacatgctaagacacatactataacagaacacatactatagaaagacacatgcaaagacacatactatagtaagacacatgttataataggacacatactatagtaagacacataatataataggacacgtactatagtaagccacatgctaagacacatactatagtaggatacatacaatagtaagacacatactataaaatgATATATACTAAAGTAAGACACTtactataataggacacatactatagtaagacacatactataattagacacatactatggtaagacatatactataataggacacatactataataagacacatgcaaagacacaaactatagtaagacacatgctataataggacacatactatagtaagacacataatataatatgatacgtacaatagtaagacacatgctaaatAATGACACATACTAGAGTAAGATGCATGGTACACACATGCAGTAAGACATACAATAATATGACTCATTCTATAGCAATACACaatatagtaagacacatactatgataaaaaaacatactatatcaggacacatactatagtaagacacatgctataataggacgcatactatagtaagacacatgctatataat is a window encoding:
- the usp6nl gene encoding USP6 N-terminal-like protein isoform X3 — translated: MTSDTEQDAAVKLDQERAEIVAKYDKGKEATVEPWEDTDFHLYKVIDRFGFVHENELPSTDSLEEKQKHLEVERTSKWLKMLKSWDKYRNSEKLVRRIYKGIPLQLRGEVWCLLLDVPKIKEDKKDLYEKLKARARLISPDVRQIDLDVNRTYRNHIMFMNRYDVKQQALFHVLAAYSLYNTEVGYCQGMSQITALLLIYMNEEDAFWALVRLLSGQKHAMHGFFVPGFPKLMRFQEHHDRILKKMIPKLKHHLDNQEVFTSLYTMKWFFQCFLDRTPFTLTLRIWDVYILEGERILPAMSYTILKLHKKHLMKLSMEELVEFLQVSLAKDFFYEDDFVIEQLQASMTELRRAKLELPAPAKEEEFPKKPLGQLPPEVAAPVLNHVGNGQSHADPAEPHGIASPVLEPQGNSRPSSRARRESLDKLTKNTKVDKRDVHSRGSNDIPGEQKKQSTTATPERGGSSPLGPSPVSPITAVDSRKPQSHAIANHNPDAASSSHRSITPRWVKPSETKLEAAKAAASLDNRLSRGTSPAPSSPEDSSQPQRRPKSKGFVSGAERGSNASQYDNVPGLPEQDFEILDLDRPPTRMRTPHNETQFSVPAWHQSSPSRGQNLDGSTALSSSGPRIVRQPLPAQFSHNNPVGVPASQNQYPPHQHSPRRTTTEVPILHPGYSVSLDHRGDSRLHGPSGFSSPSRELVYATTQRQPSTVSPEKAFLNNSYATYRRQPPPGISTRNLPNTRSPPNQFLRLEPQSSSTPIYLQQLTSTSQIYTVMDHRAEGHLRGESNLPRWDPENPLPPPSPGGMHRSPSFQQAQMSPVREFTFPPNPQVPPQYRTQFQEQRPQLPQLFGGSHYRHAQEAFAMQESMLL
- the usp6nl gene encoding USP6 N-terminal-like protein isoform X1 → MQVLQIVKELVSPSRNRAAARFGASDTEQDAAVKLDQERAEIVAKYDKGKEATVEPWEDTDFHLYKVIDRFGFVHENELPSTDSLEEKQKHLEVERTSKWLKMLKSWDKYRNSEKLVRRIYKGIPLQLRGEVWCLLLDVPKIKEDKKDLYEKLKARARLISPDVRQIDLDVNRTYRNHIMFMNRYDVKQQALFHVLAAYSLYNTEVGYCQGMSQITALLLIYMNEEDAFWALVRLLSGQKHAMHGFFVPGFPKLMRFQEHHDRILKKMIPKLKHHLDNQEVFTSLYTMKWFFQCFLDRTPFTLTLRIWDVYILEGERILPAMSYTILKLHKKHLMKLSMEELVEFLQVSLAKDFFYEDDFVIEQLQASMTELRRAKLELPAPAKEEEFPKKPLGQLPPEVAAPVLNHVGNGQSHADPAEPHGIASPVLEPQGNSRPSSRARRESLDKLTKNTKVDKRDVHSRGSNDIPGEQKKQSTTATPERGGSSPLGPSPVSPITAVDSRKPQSHAIANHNPDAASSSHRSITPRWVKPSETKLEAAKAAASLDNRLSRGTSPAPSSPEDSSQPQRRPKSKGFVSGAERGSNASQYDNVPGLPEQDFEILDLDRPPTRMRTPHNETQFSVPAWHQSSPSRGQNLDGSTALSSSGPRIVRQPLPAQFSHNNPVGVPASQNQYPPHQHSPRRTTTEVPILHPGYSVSLDHRGDSRLHGPSGFSSPSRELVYATTQRQPSTVSPEKAFLNNSYATYRRQPPPGISTRNLPNTRSPPNQFLRLEPQSSSTPIYLQQLTSTSQIYTVMDHRAEGHLRGESNLPRWDPENPLPPPSPGGMHRSPSFQQAQMSPVREFTFPPNPQVPPQYRTQFQEQRPQLPQLFGGSHYRHAQEAFAMQESMLL
- the usp6nl gene encoding USP6 N-terminal-like protein isoform X2, producing the protein MRTKARLEEPAGSLKRASDTEQDAAVKLDQERAEIVAKYDKGKEATVEPWEDTDFHLYKVIDRFGFVHENELPSTDSLEEKQKHLEVERTSKWLKMLKSWDKYRNSEKLVRRIYKGIPLQLRGEVWCLLLDVPKIKEDKKDLYEKLKARARLISPDVRQIDLDVNRTYRNHIMFMNRYDVKQQALFHVLAAYSLYNTEVGYCQGMSQITALLLIYMNEEDAFWALVRLLSGQKHAMHGFFVPGFPKLMRFQEHHDRILKKMIPKLKHHLDNQEVFTSLYTMKWFFQCFLDRTPFTLTLRIWDVYILEGERILPAMSYTILKLHKKHLMKLSMEELVEFLQVSLAKDFFYEDDFVIEQLQASMTELRRAKLELPAPAKEEEFPKKPLGQLPPEVAAPVLNHVGNGQSHADPAEPHGIASPVLEPQGNSRPSSRARRESLDKLTKNTKVDKRDVHSRGSNDIPGEQKKQSTTATPERGGSSPLGPSPVSPITAVDSRKPQSHAIANHNPDAASSSHRSITPRWVKPSETKLEAAKAAASLDNRLSRGTSPAPSSPEDSSQPQRRPKSKGFVSGAERGSNASQYDNVPGLPEQDFEILDLDRPPTRMRTPHNETQFSVPAWHQSSPSRGQNLDGSTALSSSGPRIVRQPLPAQFSHNNPVGVPASQNQYPPHQHSPRRTTTEVPILHPGYSVSLDHRGDSRLHGPSGFSSPSRELVYATTQRQPSTVSPEKAFLNNSYATYRRQPPPGISTRNLPNTRSPPNQFLRLEPQSSSTPIYLQQLTSTSQIYTVMDHRAEGHLRGESNLPRWDPENPLPPPSPGGMHRSPSFQQAQMSPVREFTFPPNPQVPPQYRTQFQEQRPQLPQLFGGSHYRHAQEAFAMQESMLL